In Candidatus Methylacidiphilales bacterium, one genomic interval encodes:
- a CDS encoding NADP-dependent isocitrate dehydrogenase (catalyzes the formation of 2-oxoglutarate from isocitrate), whose protein sequence is DGLKLEMISNRGMKVWPGGLEETFTVDVYRCRFQLPESPEAQIPHRAIIDLLDRIERAGLEFVKMELLYTFDGQPGFSRGQGQ, encoded by the coding sequence CGACGGCCTGAAACTCGAAATGATCTCCAATCGCGGAATGAAAGTTTGGCCTGGAGGACTTGAAGAGACATTTACTGTGGACGTTTACCGCTGCCGCTTCCAACTTCCCGAAAGTCCCGAAGCTCAGATTCCTCATCGCGCCATTATTGATCTTCTTGACCGCATCGAGCGTGCAGGTCTCGAATTCGTCAAGATGGAGCTGCTCTACACCTTCGACGGCCAACCTGGCTTCTCCCGCGGGCAAGGGCAATAA